A segment of the Gossypium hirsutum isolate 1008001.06 chromosome D10, Gossypium_hirsutum_v2.1, whole genome shotgun sequence genome:
tttgatcttgttctataACTTATAACacttagatttaatgtgccctttcttcttgtagaagttacaagttttacctctgtttgaagacttcgatctacccttagatttaccgtgaATATTTCGTTCctatgtccttccacgatcatcatcagcattccgatcttgtctttCAAGAACAATGATACCTTTTCCCTGAGAGTCGGTTTTAACCagaagatgcttcatcttatcatatgaggttaaagaatcataaacctcataaacctcatcaattgtgagagactcgcgATTATATAAAATTGTGTCTTTAAAGGTTgtataagacgggggcaacgaacaaattAGAAttaaccctagatcttccttatcatactgaacctccaagacctccaagtttgagagaatttctttaaacactgttaagtgttcatgtacagatgcaccttcctccaaacggtgagcataaagacgctgcttcatatgcagcttgctagttagagttttcaacatacatatttgttccaacctcttccataatccagcggcggtcttctccttcatcatatCCTACAAAATTTCGGTAGACAAATGCATATGTAACTGTGTTAATGCTTTTTGATCCTTGCGgttcttctcttcctccgtcaatgttgAAAGCATCTTATCTACCTATAGCAGGGCTTTCTCTAGGCCtatctgtgcaagaactgtctgcatctttatctgccacaacgcaaattTAGTGTTGCGATCTAACAgcagaatttcatactttaaagacGCCATTatcgtgattgagatgaacaacccgtaAGCTCGAATACCAActtgtaaaaatagaatgtcggtaatgactAGAGGTGATCATTGGTTGGGCTactcggcccggcccgacggcccgctcgaaaaatgagagggttcgggtaaaaatataggccaaaatatgagtttgggcaaaaaaataaggcccgtttagaaaacgggccgagcCTCAGGTAAaacttatatattaaatatatatgtttttatttttaatcaaatatacttttgttttattattaatttgtagttctaatttgtttcaattttaatataacgactttttattatatttttaatttgtgtattgttttaagaattgtttgtcttatttttatttgttttttgttttaatatttgttttaaaattttttatttaatgaaataagctaaaaaaatttaatattggccgggccgggccgggccgggctcaggcttagcaattttcttttgggccgggcttggacaaaatttttgGCCCTATTTCTaggcccggcccaaaatatgagCATAAAAATTTATCCAAGCCCGGCCGAACCTGGCCtgacccggcccatgatcacctctagtaatgacaatatatcacaaagaaaagagaaataaaaataaagaacacagatttttacgtggaaacccttttgggaaaaaaccacgggcagaagagaagaaaattcactatgtcgaattcgaataattacaaacGGAGTAGGCTATgtttatttataggcttgtaaaaccatattctaataggagtgtagtaagattgaaacacattattctaatcaatatcaaatagatagagtttaataaggttttaaaaatcttattctaaaataaaataaaagaagtatagttctatagggattttatttttattttattttatcactgtattttatttaaataaggattcgggtcacttaattctaacaattttgatttggttaattattttgaaaaaattttgattcgattaatggttaaatgattaaaaaatttagTTGATTCAGTTAGTACTAGTTTGGTTCGGTTAACTGTTTGAACACATCTAAATATATCTgtattttcttgaatattttaaaaaacatacaTACCAGTGTTGTCTGATATAATAGCGACAcaagtaaattatttaaaagaaaaagagaactaATGATGGTCGAATGATTGGGAGGAAAGTGATGCCGATGCCGCCGTAAGTCAAACGGAAGTGACAAATGCTATTTtcgtatttaatttttaacatatcctattttcgtaattatttattttttatattatttaagacaATAAACTGAGGAGTAATCTAGAGAAAGGTAATAACTGACAAGAGTCTGAAACACGTGTCACCGCTCTCCTTCATGGAGCCTACACAAATTTCGTGGGTCCCATTTCCCTAAAGTATAATTCAATCCGACCACGCAACTCTTAATCAGACAATAATCTAAGGCTTACCTCTGACCTGAGTTATCGTGTTTGAACAATATGGATCAACAAAAtccatatattttattcttttccttGCTTTGCTAAAGCTTATACGAAACTGATCAAGTTTAACCTCTAAATCAAATTACAGCAGAAGGTGAAGGAGAAACATATAGAAATGGGCATGGAGaacatgaagaagaagaagagtgtTTACAGTGTTTTTATTGTGATGGTTCTTACACTACGGTTGATTGATGGTGGAATTGAAGGAAGACAAGTGGGTGTTTTAGAGAAACTTGAAAAACCCAGTTCTGGTTTCTCCAAATCCTACAATTCCATTTATGATACTTCAAAATATGGGATTTTTCAACTCAACAATGGCTTGGCTCTAACGCCTCAAATGGGGTATTGCTTTTCTCTCTTTATTTCTTTATCTTAATTTATCCCTCATCTATTAAGAACCCagtttggattttgatttttcATGCACTAGGTCCTTGCTTTCTGCcgatttacttatatatatataattttcttcTGTTTTTTCTCCTGGATTATAGGGGTTGGATATGTGCTATATGTGTAATCATAAAAAATGAAGGGggaaaaagtatttttttattgtgaaaaagctaaaattaaattgttcagtGATGGAAAGTCTAGAAACAATGATAATTTTGGAGATATTGTTTTTAGGACTAAACTCAGTAAAGATTTGCAACTGGGACTTGATAAGCCAATATGGGGGAATATAGTGTTTTGCTTGAGATCTTAATTCAAAGGCTTTGATGTTAATGTATCAAGTGACACTGCTAATGTAATAATGCAACCGAACTCATTGTTTTTATCTTTTGGTATTAAAACTAATTGCATGTCAAAGGTAAATATGATGTTCTTTTAATACATGCTTTTTTCAGATGGAATAGCTGGAATTTCTTTGCTTGTAGTATCAGTGAAGATCTTATTAAGGAAACAGGTATTGGTTCTTTACCCGATTTTAGTTGCTCTCATGGTTCATTGGCCTTTTCTTATATGTGGTATTGATCAATTTTGCCTAGATTGCTCATAAATACACATAAACTACCCACATTCTTTCCCTGTTAATCTCATGAATTATCACGTGACATATTGATTCTTTTGTTAATATTATGTTCTGCTAAGCCAAACTCATTAACACATATTCGTATGAAACGTAGAGGAATACTTGATAAGCAGTAGGTATACTGGATTCATTTCTAAAGAATTGAATTGGGATATATATCATTCCATTGCCACTTCAAAAAATCTAATGATGGTGATATCCTTCAAATACAATGTCATATTAATTGACATATTGAAACATTGTTCCGATACCATTTGAGTTTTGGTttattgttttttcttctttcttggtTGAAATTCATTTGAAATACTGACCTTGTTTCTACTATGAACAGCCGATGCACTTGTCTCAACTGGCTTGGCTGATTTAGGCTATGTCTATGTTAATATAGGTATTCTTCTGTGTTATTGTCTTATTTAACATAGTTACCCTAACTTATATTGTCTTATATGAGGCTTACTTATTTTCATTGGATGCAGATGATTGCTGGTCTGCTGCCACTCGAAATTTGAAGGTTAGATAATCTTATTgcttttaaaaaagaattatgacTCTTGCTATTTGCATTCTATAAACCTTGATCTATCGTAAATGTCGTTTCTAGTTCAATTAATGGAATAATATTATGAGCTTCTTAGTTTACTACCCTCATAAAACTTGTCCATGTCAAATATGTGTTCTAGTACTATATCAAGGTCTATTGCTTGAATGTACGAGGATCGCCTAAATTTTACGGCTTTGCTTCATCATGCAGGGTCAGTTGGTCCCAGATCCAAAAACTTTTCCATCTGGAATCAAAGCTCTTTCTGATTATGTACATGGGAAAGGCCTCAAGCTCGGTATTTATGGTGATGCTGGGTAGGATGGACTTCCAATACCTGCGCAGAATCTCTGAAGTTAGATTCACAATGAAAATGTTACTTAATTTTGCATCTCTGTTAAATTCTGGATTTTCCTCACTAACTCAACTCAATGTTGTAGGGCATTTACGTGTCAAGTTCGACCCGGATCACTCTTCCATGAAACTGGTGATGCACAGCTGTTTGCTGATTGGGTTAGTTGGAAACCATAATTCAATTGTCTACTATTCTATTTTTTCATAATATTAGAAGTTTGATACCAGTAGGCTTCTATAATTCAAAGTACTAATAAAATGGACTCTGAAAACAAATGACAGAAAAATGTCTAtttgatactttttttttttgttaccagGGTGTAGATTATTTGAAGTATGATAACTGTTTCAACTTGGGTATTGACCCTAAAAAAAGGTTACATCTCCTCTTCATTTTTGTTACTCAAAGAATCATTATTTCTTTGGTTCAATTCATTGGATTTGGTACCATAATTTCAGATATCCTCCAATGCGTGACGCTCTAAATGCAACTGGGAGAACAATTTTCTATTCTATTTGTGAATGGTAATTGAAATTCCATTATCTATTTGCATTATTTTCATGCACAATTTGGCACAACCTTGGGATCAACCATGGCTTCATTGACAGGGGGGTTGAAGACCCAGCCTTATGGGCTCGTGGAGTCGGAAATAGCTGGCGTACAACAGATGACATTAATGATACATGGGCAAGGTTAGAATTCTTGAATAAGAAGTGCTTGAGTAGTGTAGTGAGTTACTTTTTTATGCATCACTGTTAAACATGCTGAAATTATAGTACGGTTAGCTTGCTCCTTTAGTTTCTCCCCCTTAATCATCACCACTTGGGAAAGCACGACAAACTGAACTGGTTTTCTTGTACCTTGTAAGAAATGTAAGAAATGTAAGAAATGAAACATGATTTTCTGTCTAGTTcatggagaaaaagaaaaagttctgCTGATACTGATTTCTTACATTGATTGATATACCTTCTTTTTCTGCTTGTTGGTTAGCATGACTACAATAGCTGATATAAATGACAAATGGGCTTCCCGTGCTGGACCTGGAGGATGGAATGGTAAAAATGTCTTTTTTTCGCATAGAGATGTTAAAATTCTTGTGCAAAGCTGCGGTTATTGAACTCTCCATGTAATCCTTTTTGACTAGATCCTGATATGCTGGAAGTTGGAAATGGAGGCATGACTTATCAGGAATACCGTGCTCATTTTAGCATTTGGGCTTTGATGAaggtcttttctttttcttttttaatcttatTCCTTATTTAAATGTTGTATGTCCCAAACAAGTTATTTGTTTTATCCCCATCCCAACTTGTTATTTTtagttcatttttattattaatttcattgaTTCTGGAATTGAGAAACCAATCTTACATAGCTGGTTCCTGGTGAACTGCTGTTTCCATGAGCTTGCTCTGCCAAGTTTTGACACCAATGTTTTAATTGCCACGCACCTGGATTATTGGTTGAGTCCTTATCTGCTTTTTAATTTGTTGTGTCCTGTGAGGatactttttatttctttacttttgAGAACTTTTCTTCCATTTACTTTTGCTTAATTAGCACTGACCATATCTGTATATCTGCTACATTATGTCCTTTTGAATCCTTCAGTTGGCTTAaaattttgttgttgatggtgcaGGCCCCTCTTTTAATTGGTTGTGATGTAAGAAACATGACTGCTGAAACCCTTGAAATTTTAAGCAATAAGGAGGTCATTTCTGTAAACCAAGgtgaatttctttatttttactttttgccCTTCATCCCTTCGTCCCTGTCTGCAGCCAAGTCAGGCTTTCTTATGCTTCTTGTATTAAAAGAAATTTGTGTTGTCTGTTATTCTTTATAATTCCATGGATTTCAATTCATATTTTCGGGCTACTAAGTAGAcaggatattatttctttttgcAGACTCACTAGGTGTCCAGGGAAGGAAAGTTTATGTTTCTGGAGAAGCTAACTGCCTTCAGGTGATCTTTAAGCTTGCTTAAGTTGGTACACTAATGCTACGTTTGGTTGGAGTAtcattttttatgcatgttttagtatatgagttagcaataaattaattcaattgataAGTTTAACCATTCCCATGCCTTATTTTTAgctaagaaaagggaaaatttttgtttattttgaagaGATCTCATTTTTTACAAGAGCTTCtactcatctttctaatttcaagtttaaaattgtactaattattctatattttatgtctaactatTGTAATACAATGTAATAAATAAGCTTTTTCCTCACATTATTACATGAGTAACCCAATGATTCTTAAGTGTGATAACTTCTGCGAATATTTTCCTTGACAAAGTTAACAAATTGGTAGAGAAGAATGGCCTCTAATACCACCCTTAAATGTGGCTTTAGTTAGTAGTAAGCTTAACTATCAATGTTGCAGCTGGGTCTCAGGAAAGGCTTATGTATGCCTGCTTTTTGCTGGCCAAAGCAGTGCAagagaatatataaaaataaaaggaaagactCAATTGTAAGAGTATCGAGCAGCTAAATGTTGTTTTAGCTGTGAAAGCTGTGTATGAGAACTTTCCTGTATGACAAAGTATTTCATACTCGGTTACGACAGGAGCTGTCAACCATATGGTGCAACACATTGTTTTAAGTTTGCGCTATGCTATAACGGATAGATcatctcttaaattttatttgtgaTTATGTTTTGCAGGTTTGGGCAGGACCTTTGTCTGGCAATCGCTTAGTCGTAGCTTTCTGGAATAGATGTTCGAAAGCTGCAACTATAACAGCTAGGTGGGAGGTACTCGGTCTTGAATCTAGCACCCATGTCTCAATAAGAGATTTGTGGCAGGTGAGCAAACTTACTTTTCAGCTGGTGTTTTGGTTGAAGGAATTGAAACTCAGATTAACCTTTTGTGTTAGACGTAGAAGTTACCAAAAAATCTATCAGGTTTATAAAACTGCCTCCAACAGTCCAAACACCCTCCCTCCGTTCATTACAAACACCTTAATTCCTTCTAATGCCTGTTGAttctttttgtcttttttgttcccaagtttctttcttttttctgaaAATAGTCAATAACTGTCAGTTGGAAACAACACAGTGTAGCATCATCCTATATCGTCCCAGGATTCCTCAAGCTACTTAGGCTGTTGGAGAGCCAGGATGGCTTAAGTGTCTGTTTTGGTGTTGAGTAACCAGAATCATGTGTATTTTCTTACATAAAGTACATGCAAAGTATAACTAGATAATCAACAAGGCACACATATTCCTTACTCTCACCCTAATGAAGCTTTGCTTGGGTTTCCCAAACATCGATAGATATTCGACTTATGCAAGTAACCTGTCGAACTGTGGGAGGGGGTATGTTGatattaaattgctcaaacttCACCAAACTGGAAACCTGTTCAAGTTTATCGAACATTCAATCCATTGCAGTAGGAAATTTTAGTCATACCAACTACAATTCGTTCTGTTTTGCTCATACATTTCCTTGACTGAAATTCTTTAGTTTCCAACTACCTGCTTACTTATCTTTATCACTTGCAGCACAAAGAGGTCAAGGAAAATGCAGTGGCATCATTTGGTGCTAAAGTTGATTCGCATGACTGTCATATGTACATTTTCACTCCCAAGACAGTGGCTCACTCAGAAAGTTAGGTTGTTGCTCATAATGGTATCCCTTTTGTGGTTTCTCTTTGTTATTACCGAGAAATCTGATACTACTTAAAATTACTGCTGCTTGAACTGTTGTAAATGGTGTCTACAAGGAGTCGTTTGATACTTGTGAATCATACCAGATGTGGGATTGCATAAAAAAACACTGTTATTATCTGGTGGTCTTTTACAAGTGGTTAATGTTGTTTTTGTGatgattatttataaatatttgatggagctaattagtaataaaaatttcGTTTGTAGTCGAACAGTTTGGTTCACTTAAGCATTCTTGGAAAAATGAAGATGGGGTTTGTGTTTTGAGGCAGCATTGATCTTTGTCCTGACCCGAgtaaatgaatgtatatataggTTTATTTATGGGTGATTCTTAGTGCCACGCCTGATTTCAATTGCCTTTCAGTCACACCACTAAATTTTGGTTCCCTGAAAAGCTTCTAAGCCTGCACTGAAAGAATGTGTACGTGTACGGAGTTCAGAGTGCTACAGGAACTGATAGCGATGCATGTATGAGATCGTATCTGTTACTCTGTACACCAATATGTACATCATGGCATTCTTTTATAATGATGGTTTACTGTCTTTGTAAGAACATCCTGCTAAGTTGTGGCAATTGTTTGTACGAGCACAAGTGATTCAAGTACAATCTACCTTAACCCTTATGTAATTACGGCTTCACTCTAGTGCTCagattgaatcatggaaattttaattttggctgaGCAATGGTGCAGGGACTGGTTCTGAAACGGAATTTGGAAGAACGGAATTTGGAAGAAAGAGAGCCGGGATTACTGCCTTCCGGATTTATCAACTTCGATGACATCCCTCACAAGGGTCTTTTCCACCCAAACATGTTAGAAGTATGTGAACTGCTTCTAAATCAAGCGGCTATTTTACTGTCtaatccaaaaaaaattaatatttataaaaatgattcaCCAAATTacctgaaataaataataaaattgggTTACGGAAGACGGCCGGCACcactattttttctattaaaaaataatttttggagtTTTATACACTAAATGGCCGGCactcatatattttaaaaaaaaaaattttgggtgctggcaCACTAATGGCCAGCACCCCTCTAtctgattaaaaaaatatttttttggggtGTGGTGTCGGCCAACAAATGACTAAGATCACCCAACAAAAGAGATTGGGGATGTTGCAACATAACCCCTCGTTGTTttctcatcttttttatttcctaagtttaattacatattttatattttaaaataatattgaaatacttatcatatttttttaattattattgcatcacttatattattattaaatttaaaaattaatttaaaataacgtgttaatattatcatatttgaattttcatgattttttttaaatttttgtttttatttcgttAAATGTAACTTTATTGTTGTTAAATTcaagtataaataaaaaattaagcctaaaaattatattgatttttaaatgtaATGATAATCTTTTGGAGGTGGTTTTGATAAAAAGTTgttaaagttattttattttaatatattatttaagaacttcaaatgaaagtattttaaaactatttattaattttaatattaaattttataattgtaaaaatatattaaaatgcacaattaatatgcacaattaaattatatttttttataaaattagaatatGTTTCATtgctaaattattatttttttattttaaaagataaagagtaatatatttataaaatatgtaattcgatatattttaaattaataataatgtgagtgatgcaataataattaaaaacataataaatagttcaatattgttttaaaatataatatatataattaaacttgggaaataaaaaagatgagaaACAAATAGGGATTATGTTGCAATATTCTTATTATCTTTTCTTTAAGTGATTTTGGCAATTTGTTGACTAGCACTAcacccaaaaaaattattttggttgaCTAGCACTAcactcaaaaatattattttttaatcagaTAAAAAGATATCAaccaaacactcaaattttttttttaaaattttagcaaaaattatttttttaataaaaaaataataatgctGACCATCTAGTTCCATAACCTAATTTTACTGTTGgcaaatatttttaaatcagaattatttttgtaaatattattttttggggGTCAAATGGGTAAAATAGCCGAATCAAGCTCTTTGCTTTCCAACTATGATTCATCATCAGCCCAGACTAATGGAAAAACAAGTTTTATGTAAAATAATGAGCAATATGTCTCAAAGATGTGAAgattattttgactaaaataagcAACTAAATAGAAATTATGAGATTCCAACCAGTATTCTCAACCATTCATAGCTTGTCAAATGCGATCAAACTTTTAACTAATCAAAAACCTTCCTA
Coding sequences within it:
- the LOC107916269 gene encoding alpha-galactosidase 3 isoform X2, producing the protein MGMENMKKKKSVYSVFIVMVLTLRLIDGGIEGRQVGVLEKLEKPSSGFSKSYNSIYDTSKYGIFQLNNGLALTPQMGWNSWNFFACSISEDLIKETADALVSTGLADLGYVYVNIDDCWSAATRNLKGQLVPDPKTFPSGIKALSDYVHGKGLKLGIYGDAGAFTCQVRPGSLFHETGDAQLFADWGVDYLKYDNCFNLGIDPKKRYPPMRDALNATGRTIFYSICECMTTIADINDKWASRAGPGGWNDPDMLEVGNGGMTYQEYRAHFSIWALMKAPLLIGCDVRNMTAETLEILSNKEVISVNQDSLGVQGRKVYVSGEANCLQVWAGPLSGNRLVVAFWNRCSKAATITARWEVLGLESSTHVSIRDLWQHKEVKENAVASFGAKVDSHDCHMYIFTPKTVAHSES
- the LOC107916269 gene encoding alpha-galactosidase 3 isoform X1, whose protein sequence is MGMENMKKKKSVYSVFIVMVLTLRLIDGGIEGRQVGVLEKLEKPSSGFSKSYNSIYDTSKYGIFQLNNGLALTPQMGWNSWNFFACSISEDLIKETADALVSTGLADLGYVYVNIDDCWSAATRNLKGQLVPDPKTFPSGIKALSDYVHGKGLKLGIYGDAGAFTCQVRPGSLFHETGDAQLFADWGVDYLKYDNCFNLGIDPKKRYPPMRDALNATGRTIFYSICEWGVEDPALWARGVGNSWRTTDDINDTWASMTTIADINDKWASRAGPGGWNDPDMLEVGNGGMTYQEYRAHFSIWALMKAPLLIGCDVRNMTAETLEILSNKEVISVNQDSLGVQGRKVYVSGEANCLQVWAGPLSGNRLVVAFWNRCSKAATITARWEVLGLESSTHVSIRDLWQHKEVKENAVASFGAKVDSHDCHMYIFTPKTVAHSES